Proteins encoded by one window of Sphingosinicella sp. BN140058:
- a CDS encoding homocysteine S-methyltransferase family protein, translating to MSARERLIEAARERILLTDGAFGTEIQNRKLTEADYRGDLRLSRDQKGNNDILALTRPDVVEAITRDYLAAGSDIVSTNTFSANTISQADYGAEHLVGDINRASASIARKAADAAEAADGRPRFVAGAIGPTNKTLSLSPNVNDPGYREIDFDGLKDVYLQQTEALLEGGADFILIETIFDTLNAKAGIVAAMEAGERLGRDVPLMISMTITDLSGRNLSGHTVEAFWYAVRHARPLTIGLNCSFGAQQLRPHVQTLAQNADTLIMAYPNAGLPNELGAYDELPEQTAAFVRGWAEQGLVNILGGCCGSTPAHIAAIAKAVQGVTPRSLPKVRTVTRLAGLEPMTIAA from the coding sequence ATGAGCGCGCGCGAGAGACTGATCGAAGCCGCCCGGGAGCGTATCCTGCTCACCGACGGCGCCTTCGGCACCGAGATCCAGAACCGCAAGCTGACCGAGGCCGACTATCGCGGCGATCTCCGCCTCAGCCGCGATCAGAAGGGCAATAACGACATTCTCGCCCTCACCCGGCCCGACGTCGTCGAGGCGATCACCAGAGACTATCTGGCTGCCGGCTCCGACATCGTGTCCACCAACACGTTCAGCGCCAACACGATCAGCCAGGCCGATTACGGTGCCGAGCATCTTGTCGGCGACATCAATCGCGCTTCCGCGAGCATCGCCCGCAAGGCTGCCGACGCGGCCGAAGCGGCCGATGGCAGGCCGCGCTTCGTCGCCGGCGCGATCGGGCCGACCAACAAGACTTTGTCGCTGTCGCCCAACGTCAACGATCCCGGCTATCGCGAGATCGATTTCGACGGCCTCAAGGACGTCTATCTGCAGCAGACGGAAGCCTTGCTCGAGGGCGGCGCCGATTTCATCCTGATCGAGACGATCTTCGACACGCTCAACGCCAAGGCGGGGATCGTCGCGGCGATGGAAGCCGGCGAACGGCTCGGCCGCGACGTGCCGCTGATGATCTCGATGACGATCACCGATCTTTCGGGCCGCAATCTGTCGGGCCACACGGTGGAGGCCTTCTGGTATGCGGTGCGTCATGCCCGGCCGCTGACCATCGGCCTCAATTGCTCGTTCGGCGCCCAGCAGCTCCGCCCGCACGTGCAGACGCTGGCCCAGAATGCCGACACCTTGATCATGGCCTATCCCAATGCCGGCCTGCCCAACGAGCTCGGCGCCTATGACGAGCTGCCCGAGCAGACCGCCGCCTTCGTCCGCGGCTGGGCGGAACAGGGCCTGGTCAACATCCTCGGCGGCTGCTGTGGATCGACCCCCGCCCATATCGCGGCGATCGCCAAGGCAGTGCAGGGCGTGACCCCGCGCAGCCTGCCGAAGGTCCGCACCGTCACCCGCCTCGCCGGCCTCGAGCCGATGACCATCGCCGCTTAG
- the metF gene encoding methylenetetrahydrofolate reductase, whose protein sequence is MSTLAPGIASWRKPLFEDVAGDIDVSFEFFPPKTEKMEQTLWESVKTLEPLAPRFVSVTYGAGGSTRERTHNTVARIARETTLAAAAHLTCVEASREEIDEVARAYWEAGVRHIVALRGDPPEAGKKFAPHPNGYAGAADLVQGLKRIAPFEISVAAYPEMHPDAVSRQADIDNLKRKIDAGADRAITQFFFSPDCFFRFRDEAAAAGIDAEIVPGILPVSNVAQTRKFAAMCGAGIPPWMDRLFEGLDNLPAARQLVAATVAAELCGQLYAGGVRHFHFYTLNRAELAYAISHLLGLRPTPDQQEQAA, encoded by the coding sequence ATGAGCACGCTCGCGCCTGGCATCGCCAGTTGGCGGAAACCCCTGTTCGAAGATGTCGCCGGCGACATCGACGTGTCGTTCGAATTCTTCCCGCCCAAGACCGAGAAGATGGAGCAGACGCTCTGGGAGTCGGTGAAGACATTGGAGCCGCTGGCCCCCCGATTCGTCTCGGTTACCTACGGCGCCGGCGGCTCGACCCGCGAGCGGACCCACAATACGGTGGCGCGGATCGCCAGGGAAACGACGCTCGCCGCCGCCGCGCATCTCACTTGCGTCGAAGCCAGCCGGGAGGAGATCGACGAGGTCGCCCGCGCCTATTGGGAAGCAGGCGTTCGCCACATCGTCGCGCTGCGCGGCGATCCGCCCGAAGCCGGCAAGAAGTTCGCGCCGCATCCGAACGGCTATGCGGGCGCCGCCGATCTCGTCCAGGGCCTGAAGCGGATCGCGCCGTTCGAGATTTCGGTGGCCGCTTATCCCGAAATGCACCCGGATGCGGTCAGCCGTCAGGCCGACATCGACAATCTGAAGCGCAAGATCGATGCCGGGGCCGATCGGGCGATCACCCAATTCTTCTTCTCGCCGGATTGCTTCTTCCGCTTTCGCGACGAAGCTGCCGCGGCGGGGATCGATGCCGAGATCGTGCCCGGGATCCTGCCGGTTTCCAATGTCGCACAGACCCGCAAGTTCGCCGCAATGTGCGGTGCCGGCATTCCGCCGTGGATGGACCGCCTGTTCGAAGGGCTCGACAATCTGCCGGCGGCGCGCCAGCTCGTCGCCGCCACCGTGGCGGCCGAATTGTGCGGCCAGCTTTATGCCGGCGGCGTTCGCCACTTCCACTTCTACACCCTCAATCGGGCCGAGCTCGCTTATGCGATCAGCCACCTTCTCGGCCTTCGCCCGACACCAGACCAGCAGGAGCAAGCGGCATGA
- a CDS encoding metalloregulator ArsR/SmtB family transcription factor translates to MADVTDLFRSLADPTRLRILALLRAMELSVGELAQVLGQSQPRVSRHVKILIDAGLAERRKEGSWVFLSLGDGARVDPLFAMLDRWAEIDGEDPWMLADAARLAAVRADRAAAAERYFAQHANHWDEIRSLHIAESEVEAAIGRALADRPVGRLVDVGTGTGRMISLFGREAQHALGVDRSPEMLRLARVKLAEAGLTAAELRQGDMYALPLPAGSADTVILHQVLHFAQQPAAAVAEAARLLAPGGRLLVVDFAAHEREELRIRDAHARLGFADDAVIKYIESAGLEACVIEHLEGGELTVTIWAGERPEAKLKVVA, encoded by the coding sequence ATGGCCGATGTGACTGACCTCTTTCGCTCCCTTGCCGATCCGACGCGGCTGCGGATTCTCGCGCTGCTGCGGGCGATGGAGCTGTCGGTCGGCGAATTGGCGCAAGTGCTCGGGCAAAGCCAGCCCCGCGTCTCGCGCCACGTCAAGATCCTGATCGATGCCGGCCTTGCCGAGCGGCGCAAGGAAGGCAGCTGGGTCTTCCTCAGCCTCGGCGATGGCGCGCGGGTCGATCCGCTGTTCGCAATGCTCGATCGCTGGGCCGAGATCGACGGCGAGGATCCATGGATGCTTGCCGATGCCGCGCGCCTTGCCGCGGTTCGCGCCGATCGTGCGGCCGCCGCCGAGCGCTATTTCGCCCAGCACGCCAATCACTGGGACGAGATCCGATCGCTCCACATCGCCGAGAGCGAGGTCGAAGCGGCGATCGGGCGCGCGCTCGCGGACCGGCCGGTCGGACGCCTCGTCGATGTCGGCACCGGCACCGGCCGGATGATCTCCTTGTTCGGGCGCGAGGCGCAGCATGCCTTGGGCGTCGATCGCTCGCCCGAGATGCTGCGTCTTGCGCGGGTCAAGCTTGCCGAGGCCGGCCTCACCGCCGCCGAACTGCGCCAGGGCGACATGTACGCCCTCCCGCTTCCCGCGGGCAGCGCCGACACCGTAATCCTCCACCAGGTGCTGCACTTCGCCCAGCAGCCCGCGGCGGCGGTCGCCGAGGCGGCCCGTCTGCTCGCGCCCGGGGGGCGATTGCTCGTAGTCGATTTCGCCGCGCACGAGCGCGAGGAACTGAGGATCCGCGACGCCCATGCCCGGCTCGGCTTCGCCGACGACGCCGTAATCAAATATATCGAGAGCGCGGGCCTGGAAGCCTGCGTGATCGAGCATCTCGAAGGCGGTGAGCTCACCGTCACCATCTGGGCCGGAGAGCGGCCCGAAGCTAAATTGAAGGTCGTCGCATGA
- the groL gene encoding chaperonin GroEL (60 kDa chaperone family; promotes refolding of misfolded polypeptides especially under stressful conditions; forms two stacked rings of heptamers to form a barrel-shaped 14mer; ends can be capped by GroES; misfolded proteins enter the barrel where they are refolded when GroES binds) yields the protein MAAKDVRFSRDARERILRGVDILADAVKVTLGPKGRNVVIDKSFGAPRITKDGVTVAKEIELKDKFENMGAQMLREVASKTNDLAGDGTTTATVLAQAIVREGMKSVAAGMNPMDLKRGIDVAVSKVVEDLKARSKPVAGSNEIAQVGIISANGDTVVGEKIAEAMERVGKEGVITVEEAKGLEFELDVVEGMQFDRGYLSPYFITNPEKMQVELNDPYILIHEKKLSNLQAMLPILEAVVQSGRPLLIIAEDIEGEALATLVVNKLRGGLKVAAVKAPGFGDRRKAMLEDIAILTNGEMISEDLGIKLETVSLNMLGQAKRVTIDKDNTTIVDGAGARDRIEGRVTAIRQQIENTTSDYDREKLQERLAKLAGGVAVIKVGGSSEVEVKERKDRVDDALHATRAAVEEGIVPGGGTALLYATKALEGLKGANEDQTRGIDIVRKAIIAPVRQIAENAGNDGAVVSGKLLDGNDETLGFNAQTETYENLVQAGVIDPTKVVRTALQDAASVAGLLITTEAAVSELPEDKPAAGGGMPGGMGGMGGMDF from the coding sequence ATGGCAGCGAAAGACGTACGCTTTTCGCGTGACGCCCGTGAGCGGATCCTCCGCGGCGTCGACATTCTCGCCGATGCGGTGAAGGTCACCCTCGGCCCCAAGGGCCGCAACGTCGTCATCGACAAGAGCTTCGGCGCGCCGCGCATCACCAAGGACGGCGTCACCGTCGCCAAGGAGATCGAGCTCAAGGACAAGTTCGAGAACATGGGCGCGCAGATGCTGCGCGAAGTGGCCTCGAAGACCAACGATCTCGCCGGTGACGGCACCACCACCGCCACCGTCCTCGCCCAGGCGATCGTCCGCGAAGGCATGAAGTCGGTCGCGGCCGGCATGAACCCGATGGACCTGAAGCGCGGCATCGACGTCGCCGTTTCGAAGGTCGTCGAGGACCTCAAGGCCCGTTCCAAGCCGGTCGCCGGCTCGAATGAGATCGCCCAGGTCGGCATCATCTCGGCCAATGGCGACACCGTCGTCGGCGAGAAGATCGCCGAAGCGATGGAGCGCGTCGGCAAGGAAGGCGTGATCACCGTCGAGGAAGCCAAGGGCCTCGAGTTCGAGCTCGACGTCGTCGAAGGCATGCAGTTCGACCGCGGCTACTTGAGCCCCTACTTCATCACCAACCCGGAAAAGATGCAGGTCGAACTCAACGACCCGTACATCCTGATCCACGAGAAGAAGCTCTCCAACCTCCAGGCGATGCTACCGATCCTCGAGGCGGTCGTGCAGTCGGGCCGTCCGCTGCTGATCATCGCCGAGGACATCGAGGGCGAAGCGCTCGCCACCCTCGTCGTCAACAAGCTGCGCGGCGGCCTCAAGGTCGCGGCCGTCAAGGCTCCGGGCTTCGGCGATCGCCGCAAGGCGATGCTCGAGGACATCGCGATCCTGACCAACGGCGAGATGATCAGCGAAGATCTCGGCATCAAGCTCGAGACCGTGTCGCTGAACATGCTCGGCCAGGCCAAGCGCGTCACCATCGACAAGGACAACACCACCATCGTCGACGGTGCCGGTGCGCGTGACCGCATCGAGGGCCGCGTCACCGCGATCCGCCAGCAGATCGAGAACACCACCAGCGATTACGACCGTGAGAAGCTCCAGGAGCGTCTCGCCAAGCTCGCCGGCGGCGTCGCCGTGATCAAGGTCGGCGGTTCGTCCGAGGTCGAGGTCAAGGAGCGCAAGGACCGCGTCGACGACGCGCTGCACGCGACCCGCGCAGCTGTCGAAGAGGGCATCGTCCCCGGCGGCGGTACCGCTCTGCTCTACGCCACCAAGGCGCTCGAAGGCCTCAAGGGTGCCAACGAGGACCAGACCCGCGGCATCGACATCGTCCGCAAGGCGATCATTGCGCCGGTTCGTCAGATTGCCGAGAATGCCGGCAATGACGGCGCCGTGGTTTCGGGCAAGCTGCTCGACGGCAACGACGAGACGCTCGGCTTCAACGCCCAGACCGAGACCTACGAGAACCTCGTCCAGGCCGGCGTGATCGACCCGACCAAGGTCGTCCGCACCGCGCTGCAGGACGCCGCATCGGTCGCCGGTCTGCTCATCACCACCGAGGCCGCGGTCTCCGAGCTTCCGGAAGACAAGCCGGCTGCCGGCGGCGGCATGCCGGGCGGCATGGGCGGCATGGGCGGCATGGACTTCTAA
- the groES gene encoding co-chaperone GroES produces MTFRPLHDRVLVRRVEAEEKTAGGIIIPDTAKEKPQEGEVISVGSGTKAEDGSVTPLDVKAGDRILFGKWSGTEVRLNGEDLLIMKESDILGIVG; encoded by the coding sequence ATGACTTTTCGTCCGCTCCATGATCGGGTGCTCGTGCGCCGCGTCGAGGCCGAAGAGAAGACGGCCGGTGGCATCATCATCCCCGACACCGCCAAGGAAAAGCCGCAGGAAGGCGAAGTGATCTCGGTCGGCTCCGGCACCAAGGCCGAAGACGGCTCGGTGACCCCGCTCGACGTCAAGGCCGGCGACCGCATCCTGTTCGGCAAGTGGTCGGGCACCGAGGTCCGCCTCAACGGCGAAGACCTGCTGATCATGAAGGAATCCGACATCCTCGGAATCGTCGGCTGA
- the sppA gene encoding signal peptide peptidase SppA: MRFVGKVWRLLVGIKDGLVLLFMLLFFGFLYAAMTSRPAVGSGDKGALVLDLSGPIVEQPAQASASEVLSGSAGGREYRLRDIVHGLRKAAGDDRVQAVVLDLDIFSGGGQATLVQAAEALDAVKKAGKPVLAYATAYDDDSYLLASHASEIWLNPMGGVLVAGPGGNNLYFKGLMDRLGITANVYRVGTYKSAVEPFTRSDMSPEARENAQALYGAMWESWQQSVRQARPKAQIAAYAADAPGRIQAAGGDMAKAALAAGLVDQIGDRQAFGARIAKITGALHADVPGSFRRIAFDKWASTYPATEEAGEIGIVTVAGNIVDGEANAGTAGAETIVRALERGMRDRDLKAIVLRVDSPGGSALASERIRQALLAAKAKGLPVVVSMGSLAASGGYWVSMAGDKIYAEPSTITGSIGVFGILPSFENALAKIGVGADGIKTTPLSGEPDLLHGPAPEADRLLQMGVENTYGRFLSLVSERRKLPVARVDQIAQGRVWDGGTARQLGLVDAFGGLDDAVAEAARMAKVDADDARPVWLEQEPGFFDSLLLAFATGGEEEEQASADAFGRIGMKQRQMMLRAAADAELLMTGASVQARCLSCPGAEVTAKPRPGGFTALLLKLIGA, translated from the coding sequence ATGCGATTCGTCGGCAAGGTTTGGAGACTGCTCGTCGGGATCAAGGACGGGCTGGTGCTCCTGTTCATGCTCCTCTTCTTCGGATTTCTCTATGCGGCGATGACGTCGCGGCCTGCGGTCGGCAGCGGCGACAAGGGCGCGCTGGTGCTGGACCTGTCGGGCCCGATCGTCGAGCAGCCGGCACAGGCAAGCGCGAGCGAAGTGCTGAGCGGGAGTGCGGGCGGCCGCGAATACCGGCTCCGCGACATCGTCCACGGGCTGCGCAAGGCGGCGGGCGACGACCGCGTGCAGGCCGTGGTGCTGGATCTCGACATCTTCTCGGGCGGCGGACAGGCCACGCTCGTCCAGGCGGCGGAAGCGCTCGATGCGGTCAAGAAGGCCGGCAAGCCGGTGCTCGCCTACGCCACCGCCTATGATGACGATTCCTACCTTCTCGCGTCCCACGCCAGCGAAATCTGGCTCAATCCGATGGGCGGGGTGCTGGTCGCCGGGCCTGGCGGCAACAATCTCTATTTCAAGGGGCTGATGGACCGGCTCGGTATCACCGCCAACGTCTACCGGGTCGGCACCTACAAGTCGGCGGTCGAGCCGTTCACCCGCAGCGACATGTCGCCGGAAGCGCGGGAGAATGCCCAGGCGCTTTACGGCGCAATGTGGGAAAGCTGGCAGCAATCGGTCCGGCAGGCGCGGCCGAAAGCCCAGATCGCGGCCTATGCTGCCGATGCCCCGGGCCGAATCCAGGCGGCGGGCGGCGACATGGCCAAGGCGGCGCTTGCCGCGGGGCTGGTCGATCAGATCGGCGACCGCCAGGCCTTCGGGGCGCGCATCGCCAAGATCACGGGCGCGCTTCATGCCGACGTCCCGGGGAGCTTCCGCAGGATCGCGTTCGACAAGTGGGCGTCGACCTATCCGGCCACGGAGGAGGCCGGTGAGATCGGCATCGTCACCGTCGCGGGCAACATCGTCGACGGCGAGGCCAATGCCGGCACTGCGGGCGCCGAGACGATCGTCAGGGCGCTGGAGCGCGGCATGCGCGACCGCGACCTGAAGGCGATCGTGCTCAGGGTCGATTCGCCGGGCGGCTCGGCCTTGGCGTCCGAGCGCATTCGCCAAGCGCTGCTTGCGGCCAAGGCGAAGGGGCTGCCGGTGGTGGTGTCGATGGGCAGCCTGGCCGCCTCGGGCGGTTACTGGGTGTCGATGGCCGGCGACAAGATCTACGCCGAACCCTCGACGATCACGGGATCGATCGGCGTGTTCGGCATCCTGCCGAGCTTCGAGAATGCGCTCGCAAAGATCGGCGTCGGCGCGGACGGCATCAAGACGACGCCGCTCTCGGGCGAGCCCGATCTGCTTCATGGCCCTGCGCCGGAAGCGGACCGGCTGCTCCAGATGGGTGTCGAGAATACCTATGGCCGCTTCCTCTCCCTCGTCTCCGAGCGGCGCAAGCTTCCGGTCGCGCGGGTGGACCAGATTGCGCAAGGCCGCGTCTGGGACGGCGGCACCGCGCGTCAGCTCGGTTTGGTCGATGCCTTCGGCGGCCTCGACGACGCCGTCGCCGAGGCTGCGCGGATGGCCAAGGTTGATGCGGACGACGCCAGGCCGGTATGGCTGGAGCAGGAGCCTGGCTTCTTCGATTCGCTGCTGCTCGCGTTCGCGACCGGCGGAGAGGAAGAGGAGCAAGCTTCGGCCGATGCGTTCGGCCGGATCGGCATGAAGCAGCGCCAGATGATGCTGCGTGCGGCAGCCGATGCCGAGTTGCTGATGACCGGCGCCTCGGTCCAGGCGCGCTGCCTCTCCTGCCCCGGCGCCGAAGTCACGGCAAAGCCGCGGCCCGGAGGCTTCACCGCCCTGCTGCTGAAGCTGATCGGCGCGTGA
- a CDS encoding GNAT family N-acetyltransferase, which yields MKVRPACIGDAAAIADIYRPYVAETVITFEDEAPESAAIEARMEAAGAMYPWLVAEGADGTIAGYAYACAFRARTAYRFSVETTVYVRQGGGRRGVGSLLYRPLLAALEAQGFTQAIAAISLPNSDSVGFHERFGFVQTGTYAQVGWKLGRWIDVGLWQRPLARAATPPREPRPLANV from the coding sequence GTGAAGGTCAGGCCCGCGTGCATCGGCGATGCCGCAGCCATCGCCGATATCTACCGCCCGTACGTTGCCGAGACGGTGATCACCTTCGAGGATGAGGCACCCGAGTCCGCTGCGATCGAAGCACGGATGGAGGCCGCCGGCGCTATGTATCCCTGGCTGGTCGCGGAGGGAGCGGACGGCACGATCGCGGGCTATGCCTATGCCTGCGCCTTTCGCGCGCGGACGGCCTACCGGTTCAGCGTCGAGACCACGGTCTACGTGCGGCAGGGCGGTGGCCGCCGCGGCGTCGGCAGCCTGCTCTATCGGCCGTTGCTCGCCGCGCTCGAAGCGCAGGGCTTCACCCAGGCGATCGCCGCGATCAGCCTGCCCAATTCGGACAGCGTCGGCTTCCACGAACGATTCGGCTTCGTCCAGACCGGCACCTATGCCCAAGTCGGCTGGAAGCTCGGCCGCTGGATCGACGTCGGCCTGTGGCAGCGACCGCTCGCACGCGCCGCGACTCCGCCGCGCGAGCCGCGCCCGCTGGCGAATGTGTAA
- a CDS encoding trimeric intracellular cation channel family protein, producing MPPLPLPPVIDPLLAWLDWGGVAVFALSGALVAAAHRQTLVTFIFFGVITGVGGGTVRDLLIGAPVFWIHQNATILICVVAASLVWLLPARIWRGTTLLWLDAVGLAAYATYGAAKGLAFGVAPIPAIGMGVLTGCLGGIVRDVLAGEPSILMRPELYVTAAALSAALVVGLVTIGVHGGVAALIAAVAGFALRALAIARKWSLPAYER from the coding sequence ATGCCGCCGCTCCCGCTGCCCCCGGTCATCGACCCTCTGCTCGCCTGGTTGGACTGGGGCGGAGTTGCGGTGTTCGCACTTTCGGGCGCACTGGTCGCCGCGGCCCATCGCCAGACCCTGGTCACCTTCATCTTCTTCGGAGTGATCACCGGCGTCGGCGGCGGTACGGTCCGCGACCTGCTGATCGGTGCTCCCGTCTTCTGGATCCATCAGAATGCGACGATCCTGATCTGCGTGGTCGCCGCCTCTCTCGTCTGGCTGCTGCCGGCCCGGATCTGGCGTGGAACCACTTTGCTGTGGCTCGATGCGGTAGGGCTTGCCGCCTATGCGACCTACGGCGCCGCGAAGGGGCTCGCCTTCGGCGTCGCGCCGATCCCCGCGATCGGCATGGGGGTGCTAACCGGCTGCCTCGGCGGCATCGTCCGCGACGTGCTCGCCGGCGAGCCCTCGATCCTGATGCGGCCCGAACTCTACGTCACCGCAGCGGCCCTCTCGGCCGCCCTCGTCGTGGGGCTGGTCACGATCGGAGTGCATGGCGGGGTCGCCGCATTGATCGCCGCCGTGGCCGGCTTTGCCCTGCGGGCCCTTGCCATCGCCCGGAAATGGTCGCTTCCCGCCTATGAGCGCTGA
- a CDS encoding PepSY domain-containing protein, whose protein sequence is MNVRQQLRRWHIWLGWIVGLPLLAWTTSGLVMVAKPIDEVRGADLLTDAPVLPSGLVPAPPAIGPRPVRSLRLEQRSFGPRWIVTYADGESRVADPASGRLLPPLTAADAAREVAARYTGTSPITVVDRTDRAAPPIDLRRPIEAWRVSLADGTRFYVDAATGEIVARRTRWWRFYDWMWGLHIMDLETREDSHNPLVIGFGIVVLLTTIMALIMLPLTLRRRSRKNGDAATMRS, encoded by the coding sequence ATGAACGTCCGTCAACAGCTCCGCCGCTGGCATATCTGGCTCGGCTGGATCGTCGGCCTGCCGCTGCTTGCCTGGACCACGAGCGGGCTGGTGATGGTCGCCAAGCCGATCGACGAGGTTCGCGGCGCCGATCTGCTGACGGATGCGCCGGTCCTTCCATCGGGCCTCGTCCCGGCGCCGCCGGCGATCGGGCCGCGTCCGGTGCGCTCCCTCAGGCTCGAGCAGCGCAGCTTTGGGCCGCGCTGGATCGTCACTTATGCGGACGGCGAGTCGCGGGTGGCCGATCCGGCGAGCGGACGCCTGCTTCCGCCACTCACCGCCGCCGACGCAGCGCGCGAGGTTGCCGCGCGCTACACGGGCACATCCCCGATCACGGTCGTCGATCGCACCGACCGCGCCGCGCCGCCGATCGATCTTCGTCGCCCGATCGAGGCGTGGCGAGTGAGCCTGGCCGACGGTACCCGTTTCTACGTCGACGCGGCGACCGGCGAGATCGTCGCCCGGCGTACCCGCTGGTGGCGCTTCTACGACTGGATGTGGGGCCTCCACATCATGGATCTCGAAACCCGCGAGGACAGCCACAACCCGCTGGTCATCGGCTTCGGCATCGTCGTCCTGCTGACCACGATTATGGCGCTCATCATGCTGCCGCTCACCTTGCGCCGTCGCAGCCGCAAGAATGGCGACGCCGCGACAATGCGTTCGTGA
- the lpdA gene encoding dihydrolipoyl dehydrogenase, which yields MAETNFDVIVIGAGPGGYVAAIRAAQLGLKTACVESRETLGGTCLNVGCIPSKALLHASELFEDANHGTLAKFGVKVGSVELDMETMHAEKAKAVKELTGGIAFLFKKNKIEWLKGHAAFTGANSIDVAGTEYTAKNIVIATGSSVTPLPGVTIDNEVVIDSTGALALPKVPKHLVVIGGGVIGLELGSVWRRLGATVTVVEYLDEILPGMDAEVRKEARKIFKKQGFDIRTSTKVTGVTRNGDGAVVTLEPAAGGAAETIEADAVLVSIGRRPNTDGLTLDKAGVQVNQRGMIEVDHDFATPVPGIWAIGDVTPGPMLAHKAEDEGIAVAENIAGQTGIVNHEVIPSVVYTHPEIAGVGRTEDDLKAAGVDYKVGKFPMMANSRAKTNRDMDGFVKVLADAKTDRVLGVHIIATLAGTMIAQAAQAMEFGATSEDIAYTCHAHPTHSEAIKEAAMAVQGLPIHI from the coding sequence ATGGCAGAGACCAATTTCGACGTGATCGTGATCGGCGCGGGGCCGGGCGGCTATGTGGCGGCGATCCGTGCTGCGCAGCTCGGCCTCAAGACCGCCTGCGTCGAGAGCCGAGAGACGCTCGGTGGGACCTGCCTCAACGTCGGCTGCATCCCGTCCAAGGCCCTGCTCCATGCCTCGGAGCTGTTCGAGGACGCCAATCACGGCACCCTTGCCAAGTTTGGCGTCAAGGTCGGCTCGGTCGAGCTCGACATGGAAACGATGCACGCCGAGAAGGCGAAGGCGGTCAAGGAACTGACAGGCGGCATCGCCTTCCTGTTCAAGAAGAACAAGATCGAGTGGCTGAAGGGTCACGCGGCTTTTACCGGTGCCAACAGCATCGATGTCGCCGGTACCGAGTACACCGCCAAGAACATCGTCATCGCCACCGGATCGTCGGTGACTCCGCTGCCGGGCGTCACCATCGACAACGAGGTGGTGATCGATTCGACCGGTGCGCTGGCACTGCCCAAGGTGCCCAAGCACCTGGTGGTGATCGGCGGCGGCGTGATCGGCCTCGAGCTCGGCTCGGTCTGGCGGCGCCTGGGTGCGACCGTCACCGTCGTCGAATATCTCGATGAGATCCTTCCCGGCATGGACGCCGAAGTGCGCAAGGAGGCGCGCAAGATCTTCAAGAAGCAGGGCTTCGACATCCGCACTTCGACCAAGGTCACCGGCGTCACCCGCAATGGCGACGGCGCCGTCGTTACCCTCGAGCCCGCCGCCGGCGGCGCCGCGGAGACGATTGAAGCCGATGCGGTGCTGGTCTCGATCGGCCGCCGCCCCAATACCGATGGGCTCACGCTCGACAAGGCCGGCGTGCAGGTCAATCAGCGCGGCATGATCGAGGTCGATCATGATTTCGCCACCCCGGTGCCCGGCATCTGGGCGATCGGCGACGTCACGCCCGGCCCGATGCTCGCCCACAAGGCGGAAGACGAAGGCATTGCCGTCGCCGAGAACATTGCCGGCCAGACGGGGATCGTGAATCACGAGGTGATCCCGTCGGTCGTCTACACCCATCCGGAGATTGCCGGGGTCGGCCGCACCGAGGACGACCTCAAGGCCGCGGGCGTCGATTACAAGGTCGGCAAGTTCCCGATGATGGCGAACAGCCGCGCCAAGACCAATCGCGACATGGACGGCTTCGTCAAGGTGCTCGCCGACGCCAAGACCGACCGGGTACTCGGCGTTCACATCATCGCCACCCTCGCCGGCACGATGATCGCCCAGGCCGCCCAGGCGATGGAATTCGGCGCCACCTCCGAAGACATCGCCTACACCTGCCACGCCCACCCGACCCATTCCGAAGCGATCAAGGAAGCGGCGATGGCGGTGCAAGGCCTGCCGATCCACATCTGA